TGCACGTCCTGCTGATACCCATAGTACAGCTGCAGTTCCAAGGGATAAACACCAGCTGGAGCATTCTTGGAGATCTCAATGTTGAACTCGACAGGATTTTCGGTTTGTTCTCCCGAGGGAAGAGAACCTGCTTCCTGGGGTCCGGATTTCACCTTTATGTAGGGATTATCGGAGGTAAGGACAGATACTATTCCGATAGCAGTTGTCCGCTGAGCTTCATAGTTCATCTCTGTCATCTGTATCTTATGTTCCAGATCGTCAAGGCTCTTCCTGCGAACTCCATCCTCAAACCCTGTGATCACACCTTTGTTCATAAGATTGAGATCTATTGTCACTGTGTCCCCCCGGTAATACTCATTGTCACCTACCAGGGTAGCAGTTACGTTTGGTCCTCCGTAGACTACATAGTAATTATCGTCGAAGTTGAAGAATTCCGGTAATTGTGCATATGCAGGTGTTGTAATACAAACTACCAGAAATAGAAATGCTATGGCATTGATCACATTTTTCAGGCTGTTCATTCTATCCCTCTGTTCTTTTGGTTCATGCTCCTTAATACATTCTTAAATATCAGCACTATCAATGTAATGGCTATCCCGGCAATTGCAATGCCGGTTATGTTCAATTTGTCTTCAGCAGGTGCTACTGTTACATTTACTTTCATATTGCTCGAATATGCGATCTCATCATCTGTATCGATATATTTGACCTCACTGTCCAATCCATATGTTTTTATCACGGCTGCACGCTGCGCAGAGATATCAAAAGATGCTGTTTTACTGAGACCCGGGGCAATGGTGCCAAGGGGTTGCATGGATCTGTCACAAGAGAAAGGTTTTATGGCAACTATCCTGGCAACAGCATCTGTAGCGGGAAGCTCCCCGGTATTCGTGTAGGTGACATTAATAGCACTGGTACCACCTGCTATGATCTGCCCGGAAACCTCAGTGACAGCTAACATGGGTTGTGGTCCTATGACAATAGGGATCGTAAGGGTCTTGTTGGCAGTCTGATAAAAGGCTGCATGATCCTTGTCAGGTAGACCCACGGCAGTTGTAATGCCCGCAGTCATTCGTATGTCTTTTTTGTACTCATATATTAGAGGTAGATCCAGCATATACACACCAGCAGGTGCGTTTTTTGAAACTTTCAGCGTAAATACGAGGGGGTCATCGGGCAATTGTCCCGGAAATACCTCTTCAAGGGTCTGACTGCTCGTAGTCGGGTCAACGTCTATATATTCGGAATTGCTCACCAGTGTAGCTTTCACCCCATAGGCAACAGTGCGAAGAGATTCATATTCGAGTTCCTTGATAGCAAGAGCCTGTTTAGTCTCAGAAGTACCTACACCCTGTGCACTCTTTGCACCGTATAGTACTCCTCTGTTGGAAATTACAATCCTTATATCTCTTGTTTCCCCTCTTTCCAGTTCCGTATCCCCAAGCACCGAAGCATAAAGATCCGGTTCTCCGTATCCGGTGTAAAAATTGATCGTGTGCTCGGATGCAGCCGGCAGGAATTCCTTTGCAGAAGCGGGGTGCATATCTATGATTGGGAACATTCCAAGCACAAACATAACTGCCAGAATGAGAGTCAAATGTGTGAAAATCTTTATTCTTAATGTGCTTTTCATGTGGAGCTAACCTCCATTACCCTGGAATGGTTATCATTCATGCTTTTCATTTTTTTCTTCAATATCCTCTCTTCTCTGTGCTTGTCCAGCAGGACCAGAACAGGCGGGAACACAACGAATGTAGCGAACAGCGCTAACGTTACATCGATGACAGTAATGTAACCAAAATTGCTGGTCATACTAAAAGGGGAAGCTATCAATGCTGCAAAACCAAAGACTGTGGTAAGCCCTGAACTTACGATGGCTTTGCCCATCTTTACACTTGCTTCGTGCATTGCTTCTTCGGGAGAGGCACCTTTGTCCTTCTCTTCAAAATATCTCTCCATCATAAGGATAGCATATTCCGAACCTACTCCAAGGATAAGTGCACCAAGGGTTGCTGTCATGGGAGTGTACTCAAGACCAGTGTAGTACATGATGCCACCGGACCAACCTACAACTATTAACATCGTAATGACCGGAGTGAAAGCTTTCAGATAATCTCTGTAGATGGCCAGCAGTCCTATGAATACAAAAACTATTCCCAGCATTGTCATCAGCATGCGTCCTGAGGTGAGTGCACCTATCACCTCAAAGAATACCACAGAGCCTCCGGTGATAGTAACAGTGTCCCCCGGAGGTGGTGCTAACCATTTAAGGTCCTCTTTGACGGTATTTGAAAGATCTGCTATGCCTTCAAGTCCCAAATCATTCATGGCATTGCCAATGTTCAGATTGAGCACCATTATATTTCCATCATGGATGTACTGTTGTTTCTGGATATCTGGCATCTGTGCATAGATATGTTTCACTTCTTCGGCAGTGCCCGGGATCTCGCCTCCGTTCATTTCCTTTACGATGGACACTATACTGCTGGATCCATAGATGTGGGATCTGCCTTCAACTTCATGCTTTGAAAAATCGTCCACCCATTGCAGAAGAGCCGGATCTGCATTGTTGTCAGTTTTGATTATCAGATTGAGTTCTTCACTGCCACCCAGGATACTACCCAAAAGTTTCAGATCCAGTAAAGCTGGCATATCCTGAGGAACGAATGTCTGCACATCTGTTTGCAGGGGCACCATGGTATCTACATACATGCCTCCCAGGCAGGTCAAACTTGCAACTATCAGAATGAGCCAGGGATACTTCAATGTGAAAGCGGTGATCCTTCCAAGTATACGATCAAGCATATCAGGCTGTGTGGTGCTGACACTATGATAGTTCTTTCTGGAGTTATTAGCATTCTTCAATTTTTTCTTGGTGTCTGCACGGTGCAGGTAATAGATCACTGTCACTCCCACAAAAAGAGATGACATAAAACACATCACTATACCGATGAGCAAAAGTTTTCCAAAATCCTGTATCATTGGCACCGGAGATGTAAAAAGGGACACGAATCCCAGTGCTGTTATTATCAAAGCTATCAGCACTGCAGGACCAATATGTTTGATGGTTTCCACCACGGCCTCTGCAGCATCTTCACCTTTACCAAGTTCTTCCTCTATGCGGTTATGGAACTGGATGGCATAATCTATCCCAAGGCCGATTAGCACAGGGAAAGCTGCCATGGACACCATCGTCATGGGAATCTCTAAAAATCCCATTGCACCAAAGGTGAATATAATGCCTAGCAGCACAATAGGTAACGGAAGTAATCGCCATCTGACATGTCCAAATACCATGTACAGCACTACCATCATCAGTATGGCTGATATGCCAAGCAGAGGACCCATACTTGAATTCATCTCATCGTTGAGCGCAATGTTGAAAGCAGGATCCCCGGTGATTATTATACTATAATCCGGGGGAAACTCAGCAAATGCAACAGATGCTTCAGTTTCCTTTAAAATTTCTTGCTGCGTCTGGTCTGTTGCACTACCTTCTATTACCACTGACATGAATGCATGAGTATTATCCGGCATGAGGGCTGACGGCATATATGAAGCTACGATGTCCTTTATTATCGTTTCATCATCCGGTATTTCGGAATTTCCGGTCATTTTAGAGTTGGCTTCTTTTATTACTGTGGAAGGAGAAATTACTTCAATAACACCCGGTATGCCCTGAGCTGACATGTGGGATCTGTCAAGGGCTTTCAGTAGATCCGGATTTGTGATGTCTTTACCCTCGACCATTACAACTATGGACTGGGTACTGAAGAGCTTCAGGTACAAATGGTCGAAGTCCTGATATAGCTTTGAGGTCTTTTCCACGAAAGTATCGGTTCCTGAACTCATTTCAATGAGCTGGGCACCCTGCAGGGAGAGAACAACTAAAAGCAGTGCAATAAGTAAAATAGCCACAGAGTTGTCCTCAATAATAATCCCAAGTTTTTCAAATATGTCTTTTATAATGACACCTCTAAACTGTTGCAGCTTTCTGTCCGAATATGGGCGTATATATGTGACTGATATTTATAGTTTTTTAAAAATTACAATTTTGTTGTTATTTTAATAACAACCAATTATCATGACAAATTGTTACGCATAATTCTCTGTACATCTGCATCTTTTTGATCTTCAAATTATATTTTACAGTATTCAGCTACACTGCGCAGTTAGTCGAGGTACTCGTTGGCCTTGCCAGAAATATGCAAAGCTCATTAGATATAAGAGGACTCTACTATCTACTAATTCTAATTATAATGAGGTGCTTGTCTTTCCGGATCTTTTTTAGACGAGCTATTAAACCACTTTTACTTTTATTTCACATTATTTGCAGTATTGTGCAAAGCACCTGAGTACATTTTAAAAGCTATCTGGTTGTAACACACCAGGATTACTTCATCAATAGTTTTCACTTCAGTGAGGAAATCCCACACGGACCGAACAGCGATGCCCGCAGCCCTCTCTACAGGAAAACCATAAGCACCTATGCTTATTCCCGGAAATGCGATCGATCCTATGTCATATTGGTGTGCAAGTTCCAGAGAGCTCTGATATGCACGGTAAAGCATTTTTTCCTCTCCGTGCATGCCTCCTTTCCATACGGGTCCTACAGTGTGTATCACCCATTTTGCAGGCAGGCTGTACCCTTTGGTGATCCTCGCCTCTCCTGTGGGACATCCTCCAAGCTTACGGCATTCCTCAAGCAGTTTGGGACCTGCTGCCCGGTGGATCGCTCCGTCCACTCCTTCTCCGCCAAGCAAAGAATTGTTAGCTGCATTAACGATGGCATCGACATGCTGTGTCACGATGTCATCCATTATGACAGATATCCTTTCAGCTACTTCCGTCACTTTGATGCTCCTTGTACTTTGAATACGTTTTAGATCTCTGTGGATATAAATCCTGAGCCATCCGGATGATGGATATGTACAATAAAATACTAATAAAGACAATTATCACTGCATGGACCAGCGTACACAAAGTATACTCTCGTTATTCGAAGTGATAAGTAGCATTCCACGGAGTTCCAAACATGAGGAGCGCATAGCCAGCTGGCTTAAGGAATGGGCTTTATCCCACCGACTTAGCTTCAAGTCCGACAGTGTGAATAATGTAATGATAACTGTCCCTCCTTCTGTGGGGTATGAGAGCTCCCCCACGGTGGTCATCCAGGGCCATATGGATATGGTATGTGAGAAAGCAGAGTCCTCTCCTCACGATTTCAGCTGCGATCCCATTAAGCTTATCTATGATGGGGATTGGCTGCGGGCAGATGGCACTACCCTGGGGGCGGACAATGGCATTGCTCTGGCTATGGCACTTGAACTTGCACAGGATCCTGGCATTAAGCATCCTCCTCTGGAATTGCTTTTTACTGTGGACGAGGAGACATCCATGCAGGGTGCCAGTGCCCTTGCTCCAGACTTAATTTCCGGACAGGTCTTCCTCAATCTCGATTCCGAAGAAGAAGGAGTATTCATTGCAGGTTGTGCAGGTGGTGTTACCACCAACATTGAAATGGAACTGGAGTGTGTGCCTGTTCCTGATTCGTATGGCATATGTAAGCTAGTTGCCGAAGGCATGGCTGGCGGTCATTCCGGTGTGGATATCCATGAAAAAAGGGCCAATTCCAATAAAGTGCTTGCAGCTGCCATTGACAGGCTGATGCGTTTCAAGGATGCACATCTCAAGGACACGCATTTTAAGGACCCTGGTATACTTCTGATATCTGCAGATGGGGGTAAGGCACACAATGCCATTCCCAGATACTCGCAGGCTATCCTGGCTTATCCTGTCGATAGTCTGCCGCAGATGGAATCGACCATTGCACAACTGGAAAGTGAATTGCGCCCAGAGTATGCTGAAAGAGAGCCGGGATTAACCCTGCGGCTTGAAAAGGTACACAAGGATGATACATATAAGGCAATTGCCCCCGAAATTACAATGAAGCTCTTGGGCCTTTTGCTGGATCTGCCTTGTGGCATCGTTTCCATCTCATCTGCCATGCCGGACTGTGTGGAAACATCCTGCAACCTTGCAGTGATCAAAACTGCACAGGATAAGATCACCATTATCACAAGCCAGAGGAGTTCCGATATGGTCAGGCTTGGGGAGCTTACCGGCCGAATAGGCTCAATGGGTGGATCAGTGGGGGGAGCGGTACATAACAGCGAAGGCTATCCTGCATGGAAGCCGGATATGGCTTCGCCTTTGCTGCGAAAATGTGAAGATGTCTATGAGTCTACCTTTGGAGAAAAGCCGGAAGTAGAGGTCATTCATGCCGGTCTTGAATGTGCAGTCATCGGGTCTAAGTTCATGGATCTGGATATGGTCTCGTTCGGACCTACCATAAAGAACCCCCATTCACCCGATGAGCGGCTTTATATCCCTTCAGTCTCACGGACATGGGAGTTCCTTGTAGCACTGCTTGCTTCTTTCAGGTGATATTTTATACTTGCTCATAACAAATATGATTAAAGATTAAAGAGGGGAGTCTATGAAACAATTTCCAAAACCTATAGTGGTAGTCAGCAGATGTCTGGAATTCGATAAGGTACGGTATGATGGCCAGGTGATACATTCTCGCATTGTCAGGGATCTGGAGCCTTTTGTGGATTTCGTTAAAGTGTGCCCGGAAGTGGAGATCGGGCTCGGTGTGCCGCGGGAGACCATCCGGATAGTGCGCAAGGACGGCTCTTACAGGCTTGTTCAGCCAGCCACCGGTGAAGATCTCACGGATAGGATGAACTCTTTTACCGAGGGTTTCATAAAGGATTTGCAGGAAGTGGATGGTTTTATATTCAAGTCCAAATCCCCGACCATAGGTCTTCGCAACATCAAAATATATGCAGGTGCAGAGAACGCACCTGTGGTGGAAAGGGGCACTGGTTTCTTTGCAGGTAAACTGCTGGAAAATTATCCGGGCTATCCGCTGGAAGAAGATGACAGGCTGCGCAATACCAGGATAAGGCAGCATTATCTCACTCACCTGTATACATTTGCAGATCTGCGAAAGCTCAGGAAGTCTGCAAGCCTTAAGGATGTGCAGGATTTCCTGAAAAGGAACGAATTCCTTTTCCTGGCCTATAACAGGGATATACAGAAAAAGATGTTCGCACTGGTGCAGGATGGCTCGAAACCCATCGGCAATATACTGGGAGAACTTGAGTCTCTACTTAAACAATTGATGGTGAGTGCACCGGACCATGAGGCGAACATTGAGGCTGCAAGGGCAATGTTCCAGTCGGTGGCTACTGATGTCTCTGAAAAGGAAAAGCAGTTCTTTGAGGCTGTGCTTGGCCGTTATGAACAGAACAAAATATGTTTCAGCACGGTTCTGGAATTGCTGAAACTGCAGTTGCTTATGTCTGGCAAGGACCCTGCATATCATTCGTTTATATTGCCATATCCCGAAGAGCTTATAATGGAAGTGGATGAGGACAGGGACAAGGACTTCTGGAAGCAGAGCTGATCTCATGGATGAATTGCAGGGACTGGCTGATCAGTGTATCGATTGTAAGAAGTGCTGGGATGTATGCCCTGTGAATATGGTTACAGCAGGCGACATCTATACTCCTCAGGGCAAGATCGGGTCATTGTCAAAGATACTTGCAGGGGAGGAGCTGACAGAGAACGAGTTCAATAATATCTACCTTTCCACGAGATGCGGTGCCTGTGATGATGTATGTCCTGTGGATATTCCCATTACGCAGATCATCCAGTACGAGCGCAAGCTGCTGGCAGAGCAGGGCAGGGAGCCTGCAAAGACCACCCTTATCTCAAAGAACATCCTGGAGAAGAACAGTCCGGGAGGCAAGGACCCGGCTCTGAGGTTCTCATGGGTGACGCCTGACCTTGAGATCGCTGAAAGTTCGGATGTGGCTTACATGGCCGGGTGCTGGGTAGCCTACAGCCATCCGGAGATCGCCCAGTCCACTATCAGGTTGCTCAATAAGGCTGGCATCAAGCCCATGATACTGAAAGAGGAGAAATGCTGCGGCATTTTCCTTATCGACAGCGGCCATCTGGATGAGATAGCAGCACATGGCGAGAGATATATGGAATACATCGAGTCCCTGGGTGTGAAAAAGCTGCTGGTCTCCTGTCCGGGATGCTATCACAGCATCAGGGATTCGTATGCTGAGCTGTGCAGAGCTCCCAAGTTCGAAGTGGAGCTTACTATAAATGTGTTCAAGGAACTGCTGGACGAAGGCAAACTGAAGCCAAAAGAACTAAACCGGATCGTGGCTATCAGGGATGCCTGTCCCATACGTCATCTTGCAGGCGTTCCCAGGTACATCCTCAGGACCATCGGTGTAGAGGTCATCGAGCTATTCGATGGCAAGACACGGTGTTGCGGTGGTCCGGGCGGCCTCAAGCCCAACTTCCCCCAGATCTCCGGGGATATCGCCATGATGGCTGTCAACAGGTACAAAGAGGTCTCAGACACCCTGGTCTCATATTGCCCGTTCTGCATGCACCACACCGAAGGCGTCTGCAAGGAACGCAACGCAGAACTGAACATGAAGGACATTTCGGTGCTGCTGGCTGAGAGCGTGCTGGGGGAGTGAGACTATATAACATTATTTCATTTTTAATTTATCCAAATTAATACTTTAACTAAAAAATGAAAGGATATGTGTGAAATGCCCTCCTAAAAATCAAATTATCCTTTGCTGTGCTCTTGAACACGAACTAAATATTTCTCTAAATGTGAAGTGTCTAGATTAAACTCTATTAATTTATCAAGGATTATTTTTTCGGACAAACTTCTTTTATCTGGCAATGATTTATAAAAAGAAGAAATGCTATTTTTCAACAAATTTAATTGTTCTTCTTTAATTACCCATGCAGCATCACTTAAATGTGCAACTGAGGATAACATATTTGATGGATGGATAAAAACAGGTTTTACCATAGAATTTTCATAAGTGTTTTTAAACCAAGATATGCTATTTTGCATTTGTCCCGATTCATCTTTTGAAATGTCATCGCGACTTAATTTTACTTGGTTTTTACATTCAATTACCCAATAAGACTTATTGCCTATAAACCATAAATTGTCAGGACCATCATCACTTACTTTTTCAGGCCTTTCTGAAATCAAACCCAACAATTCCCCAGTTTCTTTTATGCCTTCTTCAAATCTATCACTATCTACACCAAAATTAACTTTATCTAGAATCTGCTCAACGGCCAATATTAATGAACTTCGCGATTCTTTGCTCCTAATATATTCTGATATAACTTCTGCCCGGTTTTTTCCTTTTGCATCATGTTTAGAATAGCGTAGCCCTGCTTCAGGTTTAGATAGTCGAGAATTAACTTCATATGCTTTGATTTGAACGTCCATAGAATTTGTGGGATCAGTAGCATATAAATAAGTTGATTTTAATTGCAAGTACCACCCACGGTCATCATGGGACTCTGATTTGGATATTAAATCATCAATAGTAGAAATTGTCTTAATAAGTTGACCATTCATGTAGTTTACTTCTGCTTCTCTTTCTAAAATGGAATTATTAAGATAGTCCTCATCCAATGTGAATCCTTTTAACTTGCTCATTTCTAGCTTGTAATATTCTTTCCATCCTGCATCTCTGTCAATAGATTGCTGAATAGTTTCTTCTATTTTTGAGAGTGTAGCTCCTTCTTCTATCATTGCCGAAGTTAAAGTATCTCCAATCTCAATTTGTTTTTGTGCTTCCTCAGAAAGATACTGTTTCTTTTTTGTTTCTGAAAAGAAATTTGTTAAATCATTTCCGATTACAATTACAATACACCAATCACTAATACCTCTAATAGCTCTTCCCATACCTTGTTCAATTCTTTGTGCAATCTGCCGATTTACTATTTTGGAATCTCCTCTTACTTTTTGAATGTATTTAGCCATTAATGAGGTATAATCAGGAAATGAATCTAGAACTAAAATTCTACATATATCATCTGGCAAATCGATTCCATCATAAGCATTTACTAAAACCAATACATTATCTGCACTTTTTATTTTTATTTTCCCATTTAAAAAGTTAATATTTTGAATTACATCAGTAGATGTTGCTATATTGGCTCCTAATGATTTCCATTCATTGGTTTTATAATAGGAAGGTACAATACTTACAACACCAAAATTTTTGTTTCGATTGGATATAGATGTAATCCACTTTATTAAATTTAATCTAGTAAGCCCAGTATTTACATTTGTAGGGAACAAAATTAGCCGCTCACCACTATATTTTAATATATCATACCTTAAAGGCTGACGAACGCTTTCAGGATTAATTCCCAAATCCCTTACCAAAAATGAATCTTCAGTCAAAGTTGCAGACATAAAAAATCTTTTAGGTGCTTTATCAAAAGAAGGAATTTGTGAGATTGAAATCAAGCGGGGGGCGATTTCAATTTTTTTCCCAGAAATCACACAATTACAATTTTTCAGCTCATTTTTTAATAAATTCCATGAAAACTTAATGTTCTCATTGTCTTTATTATTTGCAAAAATGTTAATTATATCACTAATATTATCTTGCCACTTCCAAAATGGAACTGCTAAGAAACAATTTTCTTCGTTTTCTATATCAATACAAGTACCATGTCCTTGGTAATTGAGTGTTGATTTAAAAATATCCCAAAGTTGTTTGTAAATTGGATTTATAGACTTATCTTTTTGGTACTTATCAATAATAAATGAAAAAGATTCACGTATTATGTCTAAACACTTGTGGGCATCATCCATTAGAATTGCCCCGGGTATTATTTCTTCATGAAGTGAATCTCTTAATCCAAAGACGGACTTCCCATTAAAAACCTTTTTGCATGTAGTTACTAATATCGCTTCAGCGTTCAAGAAATCAATTGGGAACGGACTATTCTCTTCAAATTCCACCGTCTTTATTCCAAATATTTTAGCGTGTGCTACCGTTTGAGCCACCAAATAT
This DNA window, taken from Methanomethylovorans hollandica DSM 15978, encodes the following:
- a CDS encoding COG1361 S-layer family protein; translation: MKSTLRIKIFTHLTLILAVMFVLGMFPIIDMHPASAKEFLPAASEHTINFYTGYGEPDLYASVLGDTELERGETRDIRIVISNRGVLYGAKSAQGVGTSETKQALAIKELEYESLRTVAYGVKATLVSNSEYIDVDPTTSSQTLEEVFPGQLPDDPLVFTLKVSKNAPAGVYMLDLPLIYEYKKDIRMTAGITTAVGLPDKDHAAFYQTANKTLTIPIVIGPQPMLAVTEVSGQIIAGGTSAINVTYTNTGELPATDAVARIVAIKPFSCDRSMQPLGTIAPGLSKTASFDISAQRAAVIKTYGLDSEVKYIDTDDEIAYSSNMKVNVTVAPAEDKLNITGIAIAGIAITLIVLIFKNVLRSMNQKNRGIE
- a CDS encoding efflux RND transporter permease subunit — encoded protein: MAILLIALLLVVLSLQGAQLIEMSSGTDTFVEKTSKLYQDFDHLYLKLFSTQSIVVMVEGKDITNPDLLKALDRSHMSAQGIPGVIEVISPSTVIKEANSKMTGNSEIPDDETIIKDIVASYMPSALMPDNTHAFMSVVIEGSATDQTQQEILKETEASVAFAEFPPDYSIIITGDPAFNIALNDEMNSSMGPLLGISAILMMVVLYMVFGHVRWRLLPLPIVLLGIIFTFGAMGFLEIPMTMVSMAAFPVLIGLGIDYAIQFHNRIEEELGKGEDAAEAVVETIKHIGPAVLIALIITALGFVSLFTSPVPMIQDFGKLLLIGIVMCFMSSLFVGVTVIYYLHRADTKKKLKNANNSRKNYHSVSTTQPDMLDRILGRITAFTLKYPWLILIVASLTCLGGMYVDTMVPLQTDVQTFVPQDMPALLDLKLLGSILGGSEELNLIIKTDNNADPALLQWVDDFSKHEVEGRSHIYGSSSIVSIVKEMNGGEIPGTAEEVKHIYAQMPDIQKQQYIHDGNIMVLNLNIGNAMNDLGLEGIADLSNTVKEDLKWLAPPPGDTVTITGGSVVFFEVIGALTSGRMLMTMLGIVFVFIGLLAIYRDYLKAFTPVITMLIVVGWSGGIMYYTGLEYTPMTATLGALILGVGSEYAILMMERYFEEKDKGASPEEAMHEASVKMGKAIVSSGLTTVFGFAALIASPFSMTSNFGYITVIDVTLALFATFVVFPPVLVLLDKHREERILKKKMKSMNDNHSRVMEVSST
- a CDS encoding O-acetyl-ADP-ribose deacetylase, with amino-acid sequence MTEVAERISVIMDDIVTQHVDAIVNAANNSLLGGEGVDGAIHRAAGPKLLEECRKLGGCPTGEARITKGYSLPAKWVIHTVGPVWKGGMHGEEKMLYRAYQSSLELAHQYDIGSIAFPGISIGAYGFPVERAAGIAVRSVWDFLTEVKTIDEVILVCYNQIAFKMYSGALHNTANNVK
- the pepD gene encoding beta-Ala-His dipeptidase codes for the protein MDQRTQSILSLFEVISSIPRSSKHEERIASWLKEWALSHRLSFKSDSVNNVMITVPPSVGYESSPTVVIQGHMDMVCEKAESSPHDFSCDPIKLIYDGDWLRADGTTLGADNGIALAMALELAQDPGIKHPPLELLFTVDEETSMQGASALAPDLISGQVFLNLDSEEEGVFIAGCAGGVTTNIEMELECVPVPDSYGICKLVAEGMAGGHSGVDIHEKRANSNKVLAAAIDRLMRFKDAHLKDTHFKDPGILLISADGGKAHNAIPRYSQAILAYPVDSLPQMESTIAQLESELRPEYAEREPGLTLRLEKVHKDDTYKAIAPEITMKLLGLLLDLPCGIVSISSAMPDCVETSCNLAVIKTAQDKITIITSQRSSDMVRLGELTGRIGSMGGSVGGAVHNSEGYPAWKPDMASPLLRKCEDVYESTFGEKPEVEVIHAGLECAVIGSKFMDLDMVSFGPTIKNPHSPDERLYIPSVSRTWEFLVALLASFR
- a CDS encoding YbgA family protein, which gives rise to MKQFPKPIVVVSRCLEFDKVRYDGQVIHSRIVRDLEPFVDFVKVCPEVEIGLGVPRETIRIVRKDGSYRLVQPATGEDLTDRMNSFTEGFIKDLQEVDGFIFKSKSPTIGLRNIKIYAGAENAPVVERGTGFFAGKLLENYPGYPLEEDDRLRNTRIRQHYLTHLYTFADLRKLRKSASLKDVQDFLKRNEFLFLAYNRDIQKKMFALVQDGSKPIGNILGELESLLKQLMVSAPDHEANIEAARAMFQSVATDVSEKEKQFFEAVLGRYEQNKICFSTVLELLKLQLLMSGKDPAYHSFILPYPEELIMEVDEDRDKDFWKQS
- a CDS encoding (Fe-S)-binding protein, which codes for MRTGTRTSGSRADLMDELQGLADQCIDCKKCWDVCPVNMVTAGDIYTPQGKIGSLSKILAGEELTENEFNNIYLSTRCGACDDVCPVDIPITQIIQYERKLLAEQGREPAKTTLISKNILEKNSPGGKDPALRFSWVTPDLEIAESSDVAYMAGCWVAYSHPEIAQSTIRLLNKAGIKPMILKEEKCCGIFLIDSGHLDEIAAHGERYMEYIESLGVKKLLVSCPGCYHSIRDSYAELCRAPKFEVELTINVFKELLDEGKLKPKELNRIVAIRDACPIRHLAGVPRYILRTIGVEVIELFDGKTRCCGGPGGLKPNFPQISGDIAMMAVNRYKEVSDTLVSYCPFCMHHTEGVCKERNAELNMKDISVLLAESVLGE
- a CDS encoding DEAD/DEAH box helicase family protein codes for the protein MFIVDYKKLLGKKELTLETDPIKIFENLDKESSIGGLRPSQEHVLKRWYEDYKNKRDVIVKLPTGQGKTLIGLLMLQSVLNETKEPVVYLCPNTYLVAQTVAHAKIFGIKTVEFEENSPFPIDFLNAEAILVTTCKKVFNGKSVFGLRDSLHEEIIPGAILMDDAHKCLDIIRESFSFIIDKYQKDKSINPIYKQLWDIFKSTLNYQGHGTCIDIENEENCFLAVPFWKWQDNISDIINIFANNKDNENIKFSWNLLKNELKNCNCVISGKKIEIAPRLISISQIPSFDKAPKRFFMSATLTEDSFLVRDLGINPESVRQPLRYDILKYSGERLILFPTNVNTGLTRLNLIKWITSISNRNKNFGVVSIVPSYYKTNEWKSLGANIATSTDVIQNINFLNGKIKIKSADNVLVLVNAYDGIDLPDDICRILVLDSFPDYTSLMAKYIQKVRGDSKIVNRQIAQRIEQGMGRAIRGISDWCIVIVIGNDLTNFFSETKKKQYLSEEAQKQIEIGDTLTSAMIEEGATLSKIEETIQQSIDRDAGWKEYYKLEMSKLKGFTLDEDYLNNSILEREAEVNYMNGQLIKTISTIDDLISKSESHDDRGWYLQLKSTYLYATDPTNSMDVQIKAYEVNSRLSKPEAGLRYSKHDAKGKNRAEVISEYIRSKESRSSLILAVEQILDKVNFGVDSDRFEEGIKETGELLGLISERPEKVSDDGPDNLWFIGNKSYWVIECKNQVKLSRDDISKDESGQMQNSISWFKNTYENSMVKPVFIHPSNMLSSVAHLSDAAWVIKEEQLNLLKNSISSFYKSLPDKRSLSEKIILDKLIEFNLDTSHLEKYLVRVQEHSKG